In the genome of Danio rerio strain Tuebingen ecotype United States chromosome 23, GRCz12tu, whole genome shotgun sequence, one region contains:
- the phc2a gene encoding polyhomeotic-like protein 2 isoform b (isoform b is encoded by transcript variant 2), whose translation MTSGSGNNAPTVTGSAPQNGESKPPPQAVVKPQILTHVIEGFVIQEGAEPFPVERPSLLIENLKQKQHHAYSDLQKHNADSEMEDLSLQELNNQPEPVRTCEFCGNVDFAFNFKRSKRFCSTVCAKRYNVGCTKRMGLFPGKSSPEDTKKPKASDESPKNCSTETRKRNPSIQTTTGASLLSPHPSHPSHGESSQCSDMSSYEEPISPLSNSSFGAPIEHEESFDHSRELTPLLTQHFLASDPTKWNVEDVYEFICSLPGCHEIAEEFRSQEIDGQALMLLKEDHLMSTMNIKLGPALKIFARISMLKDS comes from the exons ATGACCTCGGGCAGCGGTAATAATGCGCCCACGGTGACCGGCAGCGCTCCGCAAAATGGCGAGAGTAAACCGCCGCCACAGGCTGTAGTGAAGCCCCAGATCCTCACTCATGTCATCGAGGGATTCGTGATTCAGGAGGGAGCGGAGCCTTTTCCC GTTGAACGTCCGTCCTTGCTGATCGAGAATTTAAAACAGAAGCAGCATCATGCTTATTCGGATCTACAGAAGCACAACGCAGACTCTGAGATGGAGGATCTGTCTCTGCAAG AGCTGAATAATCAACCCGAGCCAGTGCGGACATGTGAATTCTGTGGGAATGTAGACTTCGCATTCAACTTCAAGAGATCCAAGCGGTTTTGCTCTACAGTGTGTGCGAAGAG ATATAATGTTGGATGCACAAAGCGAATGGGCCTTTTTCCAGGGAAATCCAGCCCGGAGGACACAAAGAAACCAAAAGCCTCAGATGAAAGTCCTAAAAACTGCAGCACAGAAACCAGGAAACGG AATCCAAGCATACAAACGACCACAGGAGCTTCTTTGTTGTCCCCACATCCATCTCATCCAAGTCATGGTGAGTCCAGCCAGTGCTCAGACATGTCCAGCTATGAAGAGCCCATCTCACCACTGTCCAACTCGAGCTTTGGAGCCCCGATTGAGCACGAGGAAAGTTTTGATCACAGCAGAGAGCTTACTCCTCTACTCACGCAGCACTTCCTGGCCAGCGACCCCACAAAGTGGAACGTCGAGGATGTTTATGAATTCATCTGCTCTCTGCCAG GTTGCCATGAGATCGCTGAAGAGTTTCGCTCTCAGGAGATTGATGGCCAGGCCTTGATGCTCCTCAAAGAGGATCATCTCATGAGCACAATGAACATCAAACTGGGCCCTGCACTGAAGATCTTCGCCCGCATCAGTATGCTCAAGGACTCGTAG